The genome window ATAGGCGCTCATTTTTATAGCCCGGCTCCGGCCGGCATTGCGTTCAAGAGTGGAGAATAAAAGAGTAGAGTTCATATTTTTGTGCTTTACGAAACTTGTCACGGCGGATGCTAAACCGCACTCGTGACCGAAAGTGGTCTCATTATTCTAAATCCGTCCGCTTGCTGCGCAAGCGGGCCAAAAATCTCGCAGCGCGAAACCTGTCACGGCACCGCCTGCGGCGGCTTGTGGCCAAAACTTAACGGCGCGCTTGCGCGCTTGTTAAGTTTTGGTAGGAGCATGGAGGCTCGAACTCCAGACCCGCTGATTAAGAGTCAGCTGCTCTACCAACTGAGCTATGCTCCCACAAATACCGCTATCGGAAAATATAACAAAAAAATTCCGGCTTGACTATATTTAGACTATTTTGTTTTATTTTTGCTCGCCAGCCACATTTTTGCCGAGGCTTCTATATTTAAAGTCTTGATCTCTTCCACAAACTCGTTCACCGTTTTGAATTCGCGGTACACCGAAGCAAAACGCACATAGGCCACCGCGTCGAGTTTTTCCAGCTCTTCCATAACAAGCAGGCCGATCTGATCGGAGGACACTTCGCTCTCGTTATTATACGGCAGTTTTTTCTCGATCAGCTGAATGACTTGATTGAGTTTTTCCATAGAAACAGGCCGTTTTTCCACCGCGCGTAGCAGGCCTTTTTTGATTTTCTCGCGGTCGTAAGGCTCGCGGCGGCCGTCTTTTTTGATGACAAAAGTCGCGCGCGGCTCGATGCGCTCATACGAAGTAAAACGCTCACCGCATTTTTCGCACTCGCGCCGGCGGCGGATCACATCGCCTTCATTCGAGGCGCGCGATTCTATCACCTTGTCTTGATCTGTTCCGCAGTAAGGACATTTCATATTATGCTCCCCGCACCGCCACTTTTTTGACAAACGGCTCAAATTGGCGCGCAAATAAATTCAACTGGCCGGACGTGTAAGCGCCGGCGTGGCTGTATTCCGGATTGAGCAAATGTTCACCGGCATGAAATTGCTGCAAATAATAGCACTCCGTGCCATTGAGCAGACTGGCCATGCTGGCAAATTCTTTTTCAGCCAAAAAAGCCGGCAGGACTGTCGTGCGAAACTCATACGGAATACCGCTTTGCCGGAGCAGATCGATGCTGCGCGAGATTTTGGCCGTGTCCACTTCGGTATTGGCAATACGCGGATACAGCTCCAGCGGGCCTTTGATATCCATCGCCGCATAGTCCAGCAGATTTTCCCGCAGCAATTTTTCCAGCATCTCAGGATTGGTGCCATTGGTGTCCAGTTTCACGGCATAGCCGATCTCTTTGATCTTGCGGATAAATTCCGGCAGATCCGCATGCAGAGTCGGCTCGCCGCCGGAAATACAGATACCATCGAGCTGCCGCGTCCGGCCGCGCAGATACTCCAGCAGCTCATTCTCATCGATCACCGGCAAACCGTCCGCTTGATTGTTCTTGACCAGCAGCGTGTTGTGGCAAAACACGCAGCGAAAATTACAGCCAGCCGTGAAGATCGTGGCGGCAATTTTGCCCGGGTAATCAACCAGCGTGGTCTTTTGCAGTCCTTTTATTACAGGCATTGTTTCTCCAAAAATAGGGTTACTTTAAAACACCGGACACTTTCAGTTCACGGTACAGCCCCATGTCATTGCTGACCGCATGTCCGTCATCAAATTTGATAATTGGCAGCACAGCGTCGGGTCGGTCAGCCACCAAAGCCAGAGCCTCGGCTTTGACCGCGGGATCACCAGTGCTTCTTTCCTCAAAAACGACATTTTGTTTTTGCAAAAGTTTTTTTATGTCGTCGCATTTGTCGCAATTTGGCTTACTGTACAAAATCATTTTCACTCCCTGTCTGGTTTCGCCGCTTTTACCCAAACTTCACCCTGTCAGCTTGGGTTAGCTGACAGGATTTCCTCGGCGGCTTGAGACCGCTTTAACTTCGCGCTAAGCACTTGTTAAATTCGAGGCGGTCACAAGCGTAACGCCGTGAAGTAAGGGCAACAAGCGCGTTAGCGCGCTGCTATCTCGTAGGCCTTGCGGTCTGCAAATTCCTGCTGTTTGCCTTTGTTCCAGTTGGACACCGGACGAAAATAACCAACAATGCGCGAATACACTTCGGTGGCTTTTCCGCAAACGCTATTTTCTTTATTTGCCATGTTGCTCCCCTCCTTTCTATAATAATTTCATTTTCACGCCGAGATCAATTCCGGCGCTTTGTTATAGGTTTCCAGCACATGATTACATTCGTGATGCGTGCCGGAAATATAACCGTGCTCCGGACAGATCGAGAAAGTCGGCGTTACCGTAAAATACGGCAAGCGATAATTCTCGGCGATCTTTTTGACCAGCCGCTTGCAAACTTCCGCGTCCTCGATATTTTCGCCGATGAAGCCGTGCACCACCGTGCCGCCCGTGTAAAGCACCTGCAGCGCATCCTGATGATCCAACGCCTCAAAAATATCGCTGGTCGCGCTGACCGGTAAATGCGTGGAGTTGGTGTAGTACGGGGACTCCGCTGTGCCGGACTGGATAATGCTCGGAAACTGCTCGCGGTCACGCAGGGCAAACCGGTAAGTCGCGGATTCACAGGGCACGGCCTCGAGATTGTACAGATGGCCGGTCTCTTCCTGATACTGTTTCAGCCGCTCCCGCATAGAATTTAGAACCTCGATTGCAAACTCTTTGCCTTCCGGGCTGTCGATGCCTTTGTCTTTGCCCAGCAGATTGAGCAACGCCTCATGCATGCCATTGATGCCGATCGTCGAAAAATGCTGATCGTACGAGCCGAGATACGCGCGCGTAAAAGGCATTAAGCCTTTTTTGAGATTGGTCTCCACCACATCGCGTTTTATCTCCAGCGAATCTTTGGCCAGATCCATGACCGAGAGGAGCTTGGCTTTGAACTGTTCTTTGTTTTCAGCGGTAAAACCCAGACGCGGCAGGTTGATCGTCACCACGCCCACCGAGCCGGTCTGCTCGCCAGCGCCAAACAAACCGCCGGTCTTATTTTTTAATTCTTTCAAATCCAGCTGCAGGCGGCAGCACATGGAACGCACGTCGCTGGGCTTCAGACTGGAATTCACAAAATTCTGAAAATAAGGCACGCCGTACTTCGCGGTCAGTTTAAAAAGCAGATTAGCGTTTTCCGTGTCCCAGGCAAAATCTTTGGTGATGTTGTACGTCGGTATCGGGTAAAAAAACGGCCGCGCTTCAGCATCG of Candidatus Margulisiibacteriota bacterium contains these proteins:
- the nrdR gene encoding transcriptional regulator NrdR, producing the protein MKCPYCGTDQDKVIESRASNEGDVIRRRRECEKCGERFTSYERIEPRATFVIKKDGRREPYDREKIKKGLLRAVEKRPVSMEKLNQVIQLIEKKLPYNNESEVSSDQIGLLVMEELEKLDAVAYVRFASVYREFKTVNEFVEEIKTLNIEASAKMWLASKNKTK
- a CDS encoding anaerobic ribonucleoside-triphosphate reductase activating protein, whose product is MPVIKGLQKTTLVDYPGKIAATIFTAGCNFRCVFCHNTLLVKNNQADGLPVIDENELLEYLRGRTRQLDGICISGGEPTLHADLPEFIRKIKEIGYAVKLDTNGTNPEMLEKLLRENLLDYAAMDIKGPLELYPRIANTEVDTAKISRSIDLLRQSGIPYEFRTTVLPAFLAEKEFASMASLLNGTECYYLQQFHAGEHLLNPEYSHAGAYTSGQLNLFARQFEPFVKKVAVRGA